The following coding sequences are from one Lysinibacillus sp. FSL W8-0992 window:
- a CDS encoding formate--tetrahydrofolate ligase produces MTTRNHPLSDLEIASQAVMKPIIDIAKAAGIPEDALEQYGRYKAKIDPIKITAQGEDAKVVLVTAISPTPAGEGKSTVTVGLADALHQLKKNVVVALREPSLGPVMGVKGGATGGGYAQVVPMEDINLHFTGDLHAITTANNALSAFIDNHIHQGNALNIDPRRIIWKRVMDLNDRALRKVVIGLGGPVQGMPREDGFDITVASEIMAVFCLATSIDDLRERLASIVIGYTYNREPVFVRDLQVEGALTLLLKDAFKPNLVQTLEGTPAIIHGGPFANIAHGCNSIMATQTARKLADIVVTEAGFGSDLGAEKFMNIKARKAGFKPSAVVIVATIRALKMHGGVAKTALVGENVPALLQGIENLAKHVETIRTFGVEPIIALNRFITDTEAELQAVLDWCQENDVRIARTNVWEEGGKGGLALAEQVLSVLDEENNFSPLYDVTESIEEKVRTIVQKVYGGKDVQFTDQAKKQIAQIEKFGWDVLPICMAKTQYSLSDQPSLLGRPEGFTVTIREVIPKLGAGFLVCLTGDIMTMPGLPKQPAALRMDVDSEGHAVGLF; encoded by the coding sequence ATGACAACGAGAAATCATCCTTTATCAGATTTAGAAATCGCTAGTCAAGCGGTTATGAAGCCTATTATAGATATAGCAAAAGCGGCAGGTATTCCAGAAGATGCACTAGAACAATATGGCCGCTACAAGGCAAAAATAGATCCTATAAAAATTACAGCACAGGGCGAGGATGCGAAGGTCGTGTTAGTGACAGCGATAAGTCCAACTCCAGCTGGTGAAGGAAAATCAACAGTAACGGTTGGGTTGGCAGATGCACTTCATCAATTAAAGAAAAATGTAGTAGTCGCATTGCGTGAGCCTTCCCTTGGCCCGGTAATGGGTGTAAAAGGAGGCGCGACAGGTGGAGGATATGCTCAAGTTGTACCAATGGAAGATATAAACTTGCATTTCACTGGCGACTTGCATGCCATCACAACAGCTAACAATGCGTTATCAGCCTTTATAGATAATCATATCCACCAAGGTAATGCATTAAACATCGATCCTCGCCGAATCATTTGGAAACGTGTAATGGACTTAAATGACCGTGCATTAAGAAAAGTGGTTATCGGTCTTGGTGGTCCTGTACAAGGTATGCCACGTGAGGATGGCTTTGATATAACAGTAGCCTCTGAAATAATGGCCGTATTCTGTTTAGCAACAAGCATAGACGATTTACGCGAGCGTTTAGCAAGCATCGTCATCGGTTATACGTATAATCGTGAGCCAGTATTTGTGCGTGATTTACAAGTAGAAGGCGCACTAACTTTACTACTAAAAGATGCCTTTAAACCAAACTTAGTGCAAACACTTGAAGGGACACCTGCTATTATTCATGGCGGCCCATTTGCTAATATTGCACATGGCTGTAACTCGATTATGGCAACACAAACAGCACGTAAGCTTGCTGATATCGTCGTAACAGAAGCTGGCTTCGGTTCGGATTTAGGTGCTGAAAAGTTCATGAACATTAAAGCTCGTAAGGCAGGATTTAAACCAAGTGCAGTAGTCATTGTGGCAACAATTCGTGCATTGAAAATGCATGGCGGTGTCGCGAAAACAGCACTCGTTGGAGAAAACGTGCCTGCCCTATTACAAGGCATTGAAAACTTAGCGAAACATGTTGAGACGATTCGTACATTCGGTGTTGAACCAATCATCGCGTTAAACCGTTTTATTACAGACACAGAAGCAGAACTACAAGCAGTGCTTGACTGGTGTCAAGAAAATGATGTCCGCATTGCCCGTACAAATGTCTGGGAAGAGGGCGGCAAAGGCGGATTAGCCCTAGCTGAGCAAGTATTATCAGTCCTTGATGAAGAAAATAATTTCTCACCTTTATATGATGTAACAGAATCGATTGAAGAAAAAGTTCGTACAATCGTACAAAAGGTCTATGGCGGTAAAGATGTCCAATTTACAGACCAAGCGAAAAAGCAAATTGCCCAAATCGAAAAATTCGGCTGGGACGTTCTGCCGATTTGTATGGCGAAAACACAATACTCATTATCTGACCAACCGAGTTTACTAGGGCGTCCAGAAGGCTTCACCGTAACGATTCGTGAAGTGATTCCAAAGCTTGGTGCAGGCTTCTTAGTTTGTCTGACAGGTGATATTATGACAATGCCAGGTTTACCAAAGCAGCCAGCTGCTTTACGTATGGATGTCGATAGTGAAGGACATGCGGTAGGCTTGTTCTAA
- a CDS encoding IclR family transcriptional regulator → MTVKTLKNSLDILECFATTESALGVREIARMTKLHTSVVQRTINTFTEAGYLLQDEATKKYKLGYKMFIFHDMLSHTNDPHFTIYELMQSLASEINESVFLTYMDNEYGVTTKIAESSKNIKYAVSLGTKTPLYIGASCKVMFAYLDKERQLELLAYFHEKQSEEEHKKLLDNLQEELQAIRQNKWCVTVGEYNEHAFGISVPLFNYKKEIMASLTISGLVYDIDDQREKYMLEQLVKIAHQIQSHISKL, encoded by the coding sequence ATGACTGTCAAGACATTAAAAAACTCATTGGATATACTAGAATGCTTTGCAACTACAGAAAGCGCATTAGGTGTACGTGAAATTGCACGCATGACAAAATTGCATACAAGTGTTGTGCAAAGAACAATCAATACATTTACTGAAGCAGGGTATTTATTACAGGATGAAGCTACAAAAAAATATAAATTAGGTTATAAAATGTTTATATTTCATGACATGCTCTCCCATACAAATGACCCTCACTTTACAATTTATGAATTGATGCAAAGTCTTGCAAGTGAAATCAATGAATCAGTCTTTCTAACTTATATGGATAATGAGTATGGAGTCACAACAAAAATTGCTGAAAGTAGTAAGAATATAAAATATGCGGTGTCCTTAGGTACAAAAACACCGCTTTATATTGGTGCTTCCTGTAAAGTTATGTTTGCCTATTTAGACAAAGAAAGGCAGCTTGAATTGTTAGCGTATTTTCATGAGAAGCAGTCTGAAGAGGAGCATAAAAAGCTACTTGATAATTTACAAGAGGAGCTACAAGCCATACGACAAAATAAGTGGTGTGTTACTGTCGGGGAGTACAATGAACATGCTTTTGGTATAAGTGTACCATTATTCAATTATAAGAAAGAAATCATGGCATCTCTAACAATTTCTGGATTAGTATATGACATTGACGATCAAAGGGAGAAATACATGCTTGAACAGTTAGTGAAAATTGCGCATCAAATTCAATCTCACATATCTAAACTATAA
- a CDS encoding hydantoinase B/oxoprolinase family protein, with translation MKKDIFAIEIIQDSLLAIGDEMFVALARSSMSPVIYEVLDYACGLTDAKGNLISQGNGVTSFIGMLSPMVQRVIEKFDNGRKLNEGDVIIINDPYVGGGSHLSDVGLVLPIFYNGEIIAYSANKAHWTEVGGMDPGSFTSNSNEIYQEGLQLPGVKLYQKGELNEGIYEIISTNVRLPELSIGDMFAQVAALKTGEKRISELCRKFGAESVKLSIQKLLDKGEKIVELELQHLPKGEFYAEDFIEGDPLKGGPYPIKVKVTISDEEFICDFRGSHPAVNVPVNCSQFGLMASVRVMFLALLGDIDVINEGVFTRLTILTDDNSIVSAKRPHPVSMNFEARIGAADLIWKALAPHLPERLSAGHLQSVCTFILTGKNPENNESFLIVEPSVGGWGASNDDDGQSGQYCMGDGETYNLPVEIAETKYGIQIDEYSLNCDGAGAGQYRGGLGVRRVYTVNHDSQKVSVNLGRHKFAPFGLNDGEEGSHNYLIIHKKDGTKVGPVGVLANYELQKGDRIELVTATGGGYGNPQERSTKAIEKDLLNGYISLEVAEKRYGYQNA, from the coding sequence ATGAAAAAAGATATTTTTGCTATAGAAATTATTCAAGATTCCTTGCTGGCCATTGGAGATGAGATGTTTGTTGCATTAGCACGCTCATCTATGAGCCCCGTTATCTATGAGGTTTTAGATTATGCCTGCGGTTTAACTGATGCTAAGGGGAATTTAATTAGCCAAGGTAATGGTGTGACAAGTTTTATTGGAATGTTGAGTCCAATGGTTCAACGAGTCATAGAAAAATTTGATAATGGGAGAAAATTAAACGAAGGTGATGTCATCATAATAAATGACCCTTATGTTGGGGGAGGCTCGCATTTATCAGATGTAGGATTAGTTTTACCAATTTTCTACAATGGAGAAATTATTGCTTATTCTGCAAATAAAGCACATTGGACCGAAGTAGGTGGGATGGACCCTGGTTCATTTACAAGTAATTCGAATGAAATCTATCAGGAAGGTCTTCAGTTACCAGGTGTAAAGCTTTATCAAAAGGGGGAGCTTAACGAAGGCATTTATGAAATCATATCTACAAATGTTCGTCTACCAGAGCTATCTATTGGAGATATGTTTGCACAAGTAGCAGCCTTGAAAACAGGTGAAAAACGGATTTCAGAGCTTTGTCGGAAATTTGGTGCTGAATCGGTGAAGTTGTCCATTCAAAAATTATTGGACAAGGGTGAAAAAATTGTAGAGCTTGAGCTTCAACATCTACCAAAAGGTGAATTTTATGCGGAAGACTTTATTGAAGGCGATCCATTAAAAGGTGGACCTTATCCAATCAAAGTGAAAGTAACAATTAGCGATGAAGAATTTATTTGTGACTTTAGAGGCTCGCACCCTGCTGTGAATGTGCCAGTAAACTGTTCACAATTTGGCTTAATGGCTAGTGTTCGTGTCATGTTCTTAGCATTACTTGGAGATATTGACGTGATTAATGAAGGTGTCTTTACACGCTTAACAATTCTTACAGATGATAATTCAATTGTATCAGCCAAGCGTCCACATCCTGTTTCGATGAACTTTGAGGCACGTATTGGGGCAGCAGACTTAATTTGGAAGGCACTTGCACCTCATTTACCTGAAAGATTATCAGCAGGGCATTTACAGTCTGTTTGTACATTTATTTTAACAGGCAAAAATCCTGAAAATAATGAATCATTCCTAATTGTTGAGCCTTCAGTAGGTGGCTGGGGAGCGTCAAATGATGACGATGGACAAAGTGGGCAATATTGTATGGGAGATGGAGAAACGTATAATCTTCCTGTTGAAATTGCAGAGACAAAATACGGTATTCAAATTGATGAATATAGCTTAAATTGCGATGGTGCGGGTGCAGGGCAATATAGAGGTGGTTTAGGTGTACGCCGAGTTTATACCGTTAATCATGATAGCCAAAAGGTTTCTGTTAACTTAGGTAGACATAAATTTGCACCATTTGGCTTAAATGATGGTGAGGAAGGCTCGCATAACTATCTAATTATTCATAAAAAAGATGGTACAAAGGTGGGACCAGTAGGAGTACTCGCCAATTATGAATTACAGAAAGGCGATCGTATTGAACTTGTCACAGCAACTGGGGGAGGCTATGGTAATCCACAAGAGAGAAGTACGAAAGCAATTGAAAAAGATCTATTAAATGGATATATTTCTTTAGAGGTAGCTGAAAAACGTTACGGTTACCAAAACGCATAA
- a CDS encoding hydantoinase/oxoprolinase family protein, which yields MKIATDIGGTFTDLVYTDEMGNLHFDKGHTTPGHFEDGILNVLGRHVTEDSLIESFIHGSTVIINTLTERKGGVVGLITTKGFRDVLEIARGNRPDLYNFKYKKPEPFVERYLRQEIDERIDFKGNIMKALNTDEVGAIVRKFKELGVEAIAISLIHGYKNPIHELQLKEEIEKLWPEVYITLSSETIKEYREYERTNTTVLNSYVKPIAHAYLKNLKEKLSSIGITDHLKIMQSNGGTTSFDKAMELPINLVESGPVAGMFGAAKLGELLNESNIIAFDVGGTTAKCSLITEGKVNVTTDYYIERNEKFAGYPIKTPVVDIVEIGNGGGSIARVDQFGSLKVGPDSAGANPGPVAYGLGNTQPTITDANVYLGRLSLENFDNPVSIDKVEEALTEAIAKPFNVTAEEAAQGILDIANSNMLNALKLISIRKGYDPEDFTMVAFGGGGPLHAINLAKELGMKKVIIPYGSSVFSALGMMMTEYRQDYIQTSLMNFDNHHLTAIQKNIDEAIENAYAEAPLSKEHYYFEINYDLRYKGQEHAVKLNASNISIHEKELAQLAEAFHIKHKQEFAFDLPETSIELVNLHLTIYGKDEAVQFKELDFSHIEASTCIKAKRKLYVKETGWVEVNVYDQQKLVPGYVIAGPAIVESLTSTVVINDKQSIEIDKYGNLIVEMEGE from the coding sequence TTGAAAATTGCAACAGATATCGGCGGTACATTTACTGACCTAGTTTACACAGATGAGATGGGAAATCTTCATTTTGACAAAGGACATACGACTCCAGGTCATTTTGAGGACGGTATTTTAAATGTATTAGGGCGACACGTTACGGAAGATTCATTGATTGAATCATTTATTCATGGTTCAACGGTCATTATTAATACATTGACGGAAAGAAAAGGGGGCGTAGTCGGGCTGATTACAACGAAAGGCTTCCGTGATGTATTAGAGATTGCTCGTGGTAATCGTCCAGACCTATATAATTTTAAATATAAAAAACCAGAACCTTTTGTAGAGCGTTACTTACGACAAGAAATTGATGAGCGCATCGATTTTAAAGGAAATATTATGAAAGCGCTTAATACCGATGAAGTTGGAGCAATTGTTAGGAAATTCAAGGAATTAGGTGTGGAGGCTATTGCTATTTCATTGATCCATGGCTATAAAAACCCAATTCATGAATTACAGCTAAAAGAAGAAATTGAAAAGCTTTGGCCAGAGGTGTACATCACACTTTCAAGCGAAACGATTAAAGAATACCGAGAATATGAAAGAACAAATACTACTGTTTTAAATTCATATGTAAAACCAATTGCACATGCTTATTTAAAAAACCTAAAAGAAAAATTAAGCTCGATTGGTATAACAGATCATTTGAAAATAATGCAATCAAACGGAGGAACGACAAGCTTTGATAAAGCGATGGAATTGCCAATTAATCTAGTTGAATCTGGACCTGTAGCGGGTATGTTTGGTGCTGCGAAACTAGGAGAGCTTTTAAATGAATCGAATATAATTGCATTTGATGTTGGCGGAACGACAGCAAAATGTTCACTCATTACGGAAGGAAAAGTAAATGTTACAACAGATTACTATATTGAAAGAAATGAAAAATTTGCAGGCTATCCGATTAAAACACCTGTTGTAGATATTGTTGAAATCGGTAATGGTGGTGGTTCCATCGCTCGTGTCGATCAATTCGGCTCCTTAAAAGTTGGTCCAGATTCTGCTGGAGCAAATCCAGGACCTGTTGCTTATGGCTTAGGAAATACGCAGCCAACAATTACAGATGCAAATGTCTATTTAGGTAGATTATCATTAGAAAACTTCGATAATCCAGTGTCTATTGACAAAGTGGAGGAAGCACTTACTGAAGCAATCGCGAAACCGTTTAATGTGACAGCAGAAGAAGCAGCACAAGGAATTTTAGATATTGCCAATTCTAATATGCTAAATGCTCTAAAGCTCATTTCTATTCGTAAAGGCTATGACCCTGAGGATTTTACAATGGTTGCCTTTGGTGGCGGTGGTCCACTACATGCGATTAATTTAGCTAAAGAACTGGGCATGAAGAAAGTTATTATTCCCTATGGCTCATCGGTCTTTTCAGCATTAGGGATGATGATGACAGAATATCGACAAGATTATATTCAAACCAGCTTAATGAATTTTGATAATCATCATTTAACAGCTATTCAAAAAAATATTGATGAGGCTATTGAAAATGCTTATGCGGAAGCACCTTTATCGAAGGAACATTATTATTTCGAGATTAATTATGATTTGCGCTATAAAGGTCAAGAGCATGCAGTTAAATTAAATGCATCAAATATTTCGATTCATGAAAAAGAGCTAGCTCAATTAGCAGAAGCTTTCCATATCAAACATAAACAGGAGTTTGCTTTCGACTTACCAGAGACTTCAATAGAGTTGGTAAATTTACATCTTACGATTTATGGAAAAGATGAAGCGGTCCAGTTTAAGGAGTTAGATTTCTCACATATTGAAGCTTCTACATGTATAAAAGCAAAACGAAAGTTATACGTCAAAGAAACAGGCTGGGTTGAGGTTAACGTATACGATCAACAAAAGTTAGTACCTGGCTATGTTATTGCTGGTCCTGCTATTGTGGAAAGTCTTACATCTACAGTTGTGATAAATGACAAGCAATCTATCGAAATAGATAAATATGGAAATCTAATTGTAGAGATGGAGGGGGAATAA
- a CDS encoding cold-shock protein yields the protein MQQGIVKWFNNEKGYGFIECDDGEDVFVHFTGIQEEGFRTLEEGQKVSFDVVEGNRGPQASNVVKL from the coding sequence ATGCAACAAGGAATCGTAAAGTGGTTCAATAACGAAAAAGGTTATGGCTTTATTGAATGTGATGATGGAGAAGATGTATTTGTACATTTTACGGGCATACAAGAGGAAGGCTTCCGTACACTTGAAGAAGGACAGAAGGTTTCATTTGATGTAGTGGAAGGCAATCGTGGTCCTCAAGCGTCAAATGTTGTGAAATTATAA
- a CDS encoding VOC family protein, with the protein MTLYFDHIVHQVQSPENMKVFLNKRHIHTVNGGQHTMWGTYNTLSYFGLSYIEQIAVYDYALFEEAAKLPYSLHYTFKQDNERYGFSRIALRTTKIEEEAQRLRALGLEVYGPDACSRTRPDGSVVEWKLLHFGKQEQVIDFPFFIEWADGDEERYAQLEASGALKTTQNISMESVQFYVQDARATAKIWQEVLQLSEPEVHSEFVSLHLPNIRLDFYEEAAATKMMLGRKCEGPFGVTLRDTDRTKETLISPGAFYWLNP; encoded by the coding sequence ATGACTTTGTATTTTGATCATATCGTTCATCAAGTTCAATCACCGGAAAATATGAAAGTCTTTTTAAATAAACGTCATATCCATACGGTAAATGGTGGTCAGCACACAATGTGGGGAACGTATAACACATTAAGCTATTTTGGGTTAAGCTATATTGAACAAATAGCGGTTTATGATTATGCGCTATTTGAGGAAGCGGCGAAATTACCGTATTCCTTACATTATACTTTTAAACAGGACAATGAGCGCTATGGTTTTTCTAGAATTGCTTTACGCACTACAAAAATAGAAGAAGAGGCACAGCGTTTACGTGCGCTTGGCTTAGAAGTTTATGGACCAGATGCTTGTAGTCGAACACGACCAGATGGATCAGTTGTTGAATGGAAACTATTACATTTCGGGAAACAAGAGCAAGTAATCGATTTTCCATTTTTTATAGAATGGGCTGATGGGGATGAGGAGCGTTACGCACAATTAGAGGCAAGTGGCGCACTAAAAACAACACAAAATATTTCGATGGAGTCAGTACAGTTTTATGTCCAAGATGCGAGGGCAACGGCAAAGATATGGCAAGAAGTATTACAATTATCAGAGCCTGAAGTTCACTCGGAATTTGTTTCATTACATTTGCCTAATATTCGTTTAGATTTTTACGAAGAAGCTGCCGCAACAAAAATGATGCTTGGTCGAAAATGTGAAGGGCCGTTCGGTGTTACGTTGAGAGATACAGATCGGACGAAGGAAACTTTAATTTCTCCAGGAGCATTTTATTGGCTTAACCCATAG
- a CDS encoding OPT/YSL family transporter, giving the protein MNNKVLHPRALEPVTLLMIVLTSVVGAIIGIQLITTLGISANTSIIGAIFAMILGRIPIGKLIAFKSVHRQNIIQTAISSATFSAASSLMLPIGIPYVLGYENLVLPLFIGVILAMFVDALLLYKFFDTKIFPATGTWPPGIATAEAIKAGDKGGKNAKVLIGGVLIGIVGSVLKIPMSAFGVAFIGNIWALTMFGIGLLLRAYSVQLFNVDLNEYYIPHGVMIGAGIVALFQVAFNLLSKRATKKSEELIYSKDQKEIRQGFGVGFIAYLAIALLIALIGGMISHMSFGMLIGFIIFATIAAFVHELIVGIAAMHAGWFPAFAVAFITLIVGILIGFPAPALALLAGFSAATGVAFADMGYDLKTGFILRGNGSDPVLEKEGRKQQMIAGMLAFSIAAVVVLLSYQSYFEQGLVAPVNHVYAATIQSGVTGDVAKQLLIWAIPGALIQLIGGSKRQMGILFATGLLLINPIAGWAVLVGILLRVIFTYMTKGKRESEMTVFAAGVIAGDALYSFFSSILKIGK; this is encoded by the coding sequence ATGAATAATAAAGTACTACATCCGCGGGCTTTGGAGCCCGTAACTTTACTAATGATTGTCTTAACATCTGTTGTAGGGGCAATTATTGGGATACAGCTAATTACGACTTTAGGAATTTCTGCTAATACATCCATCATTGGTGCGATATTTGCGATGATTTTAGGAAGAATTCCAATTGGAAAGCTAATTGCATTCAAATCCGTGCATAGACAAAATATTATACAGACTGCAATATCATCGGCTACTTTTAGTGCCGCGAGTAGTTTAATGTTGCCAATTGGAATTCCATATGTTTTAGGTTATGAAAATTTAGTTTTGCCATTGTTTATTGGTGTTATATTAGCGATGTTTGTGGATGCTTTATTATTATATAAATTTTTTGATACAAAGATTTTCCCAGCAACAGGTACCTGGCCACCAGGGATTGCAACAGCAGAGGCTATTAAAGCTGGTGATAAAGGTGGTAAAAATGCAAAGGTTTTAATTGGCGGAGTGTTAATCGGTATAGTGGGGTCCGTTCTTAAAATTCCAATGTCAGCTTTTGGGGTAGCATTTATCGGAAATATTTGGGCGCTTACTATGTTTGGAATTGGTCTTTTACTGAGAGCTTATTCTGTTCAATTATTTAATGTCGATTTGAATGAATATTATATTCCACATGGCGTTATGATTGGAGCGGGCATTGTAGCCCTTTTCCAGGTTGCTTTTAATTTGCTAAGTAAAAGAGCGACTAAAAAGTCAGAAGAATTAATCTATTCAAAAGACCAAAAAGAAATTCGACAAGGTTTTGGTGTAGGTTTTATTGCTTATTTAGCGATTGCATTATTAATTGCTTTAATAGGTGGTATGATTTCACATATGTCTTTTGGAATGCTCATTGGCTTTATCATTTTTGCAACCATTGCAGCATTTGTTCACGAACTTATCGTTGGGATTGCTGCAATGCATGCAGGCTGGTTCCCTGCATTTGCAGTAGCGTTTATCACACTAATTGTCGGAATATTAATTGGTTTCCCGGCACCTGCTCTTGCTTTGTTAGCTGGCTTTAGTGCGGCAACAGGGGTAGCATTTGCAGATATGGGTTATGACTTGAAAACAGGTTTTATTTTACGTGGAAATGGCAGTGATCCTGTATTAGAAAAAGAAGGACGTAAACAGCAAATGATTGCTGGTATGCTAGCATTTTCAATAGCTGCTGTTGTAGTTTTACTTTCCTATCAATCGTATTTTGAACAGGGTTTAGTAGCGCCTGTCAACCATGTATACGCAGCCACTATCCAATCAGGAGTGACTGGTGACGTAGCAAAACAGCTATTGATCTGGGCGATTCCTGGGGCATTGATTCAATTAATTGGCGGTTCAAAGAGACAAATGGGTATTCTGTTTGCGACTGGTTTATTACTAATCAATCCTATAGCTGGTTGGGCAGTGTTAGTAGGTATTTTACTTCGTGTTATTTTCACTTATATGACAAAAGGTAAGAGAGAATCTGAAATGACTGTTTTTGCAGCAGGTGTTATTGCTGGAGACGCTTTATATAGTTTCTTTTCTTCCATTCTGAAAATAGGAAAATAG
- a CDS encoding alkaline phosphatase family protein gives MKKFLYVGLIILNFCLFTMMKEVEAKENHEMDRKVILISFDGMKNDYTKKYVQENKLPHIKQLLENGVTAEKPITITPSLTAPSHAAIATGATPKQTGIVSNHFHEPNTALDNEESGFQAEIEVPPLWVEARKQGKTTATIAFPGANPKVDKQGDYSIYFGETWSPSKLESLTFKKTTEWVQSPKSFSPLKEAKFSIKMKNEKDRLLHILAIDSTDDQTENYDTFILSEDKKVDSEDAIVKGNKWESLPIQIKDHQSAGFWFKMRVDNEDLSSPVKLYRTAVTSSRISGPKGFAEDIEKEFGFYPAQDDDSALEKGWITRKEYEEISKRHIMWVTKVSLYVKQQYNPDLLMFYTPHIDHEQHKYLLIDPRQPDYSDEKSKKYMSYIEWSYQLADEVVGETLNSLKDNDYLFVVSDHGMEPAHSTLSPNKVLQDAGLLAVDPHDKNKINYAQSKAYAIPSGSAANVYINLQNREKGGIVPQEEYNHVRDQIIQAFKEVEVTYNKGAMIRYEMKKMKSAIQTDNYSFATVQQHVKNIWSHLLEPRVHPYESVLKNENITLLEHQNAGDVVLIGAPGYVIGSDIEENITPPIELGTHGGDANRSMLRPIFIATGAEFSKGKEIKTTSNLDIAPTIYDLLGLEIPSFVEGEIIEDIYR, from the coding sequence ATGAAAAAATTTTTGTATGTAGGCCTAATCATCCTTAATTTTTGCCTATTTACCATGATGAAGGAAGTAGAGGCAAAGGAAAATCACGAAATGGATCGAAAGGTCATCCTTATCTCGTTTGACGGAATGAAAAATGACTATACTAAAAAATATGTGCAAGAGAATAAACTACCTCATATCAAGCAGCTGCTAGAAAATGGCGTAACTGCGGAAAAGCCTATTACGATTACCCCTTCTCTTACTGCGCCTTCCCATGCAGCAATTGCAACAGGGGCTACACCGAAACAAACTGGCATCGTAAGTAATCATTTTCATGAACCAAACACAGCTTTAGATAATGAAGAAAGCGGTTTTCAGGCAGAAATCGAAGTACCTCCTTTATGGGTAGAAGCTCGAAAACAAGGGAAAACAACGGCCACCATCGCTTTTCCTGGTGCTAATCCCAAAGTGGATAAACAAGGCGATTATTCAATATATTTTGGAGAAACTTGGTCTCCAAGTAAGTTGGAATCGTTAACCTTTAAGAAAACTACTGAATGGGTTCAATCCCCTAAAAGCTTCAGTCCTTTAAAGGAAGCGAAATTCTCCATTAAAATGAAAAATGAAAAAGATCGTCTCCTCCACATTTTGGCGATTGACTCAACGGATGATCAAACTGAAAACTATGACACGTTTATATTATCTGAAGATAAAAAAGTAGATTCGGAGGACGCTATTGTAAAAGGAAACAAATGGGAGTCGCTTCCAATCCAAATAAAAGATCATCAATCTGCGGGTTTTTGGTTCAAAATGCGAGTAGATAACGAAGATCTTAGCAGTCCTGTAAAGTTATACCGTACAGCTGTAACTTCTAGTCGAATTAGTGGTCCTAAAGGATTTGCCGAAGATATTGAGAAGGAATTTGGATTTTATCCAGCACAAGATGATGATAGTGCCCTTGAGAAAGGATGGATTACGAGAAAGGAATATGAGGAGATTAGTAAACGACATATCATGTGGGTCACAAAAGTTTCGCTTTATGTAAAACAGCAATATAATCCTGATTTGCTAATGTTTTATACACCGCATATTGATCATGAACAACATAAGTATTTATTAATAGACCCTCGTCAGCCAGACTATTCAGATGAAAAGTCAAAAAAATATATGAGCTATATCGAGTGGTCGTATCAATTAGCCGACGAAGTAGTTGGTGAAACATTAAATTCCCTAAAAGACAATGATTATTTATTTGTCGTCTCAGATCACGGAATGGAACCTGCCCATTCTACTCTTTCACCTAACAAAGTACTGCAAGATGCAGGGTTATTAGCGGTCGATCCACACGATAAAAATAAAATTAATTATGCACAATCAAAAGCATACGCCATTCCAAGTGGATCAGCAGCAAATGTATACATTAACCTGCAAAACCGTGAAAAAGGCGGAATTGTTCCTCAAGAAGAATATAATCATGTCCGTGACCAAATCATCCAAGCTTTTAAAGAGGTCGAAGTCACATATAACAAAGGAGCAATGATTCGATATGAAATGAAAAAAATGAAGTCTGCCATACAAACGGACAATTATTCGTTCGCTACTGTTCAACAGCATGTCAAAAATATTTGGAGCCATCTGTTAGAACCAAGAGTCCATCCTTATGAAAGTGTATTGAAAAATGAAAATATAACGCTTTTGGAACATCAAAATGCAGGCGATGTCGTATTAATTGGTGCACCTGGTTATGTTATTGGTAGCGACATTGAAGAAAATATAACGCCTCCGATTGAATTAGGGACACATGGAGGAGATGCAAACAGAAGCATGCTTAGACCTATTTTTATCGCGACTGGAGCAGAATTTTCAAAAGGGAAAGAAATTAAAACCACATCTAATTTAGATATAGCACCGACGATTTACGATTTACTAGGGTTAGAAATACCTTCATTTGTAGAAGGTGAAATCATTGAAGATATATATAGATAA